From a single Nostoc sp. MS1 genomic region:
- the hetZ gene encoding heterocyst differentiation protein HetZ: MNSAATATIPTANLLEENSIGVEVIFKLVYQEFKQFTKASDQNCHDVANRITTEVYRICTESKRIQASGAIENSAMTLAKHRLQQCLRYYQQGSNRGRVELHSTLSAIIYRYINPPQRQLSYQGRLTIIEDFLQSFYLEALNAFRRENQLGPTYRPQTLLELSEYMAFTERYGKRRIPLPGRQQQLIILRAQTFSQQQPPEANVDIEQASEGSSNEGDGSWEEPAVQRLRSAMATQPAPEPEEDTLRSVVITELMDYLEQRQQSDCADYFSLRLQDMSAQEIENVLGLTPRQRDYLQQRFKYHLIRFALLHRWELVHEWLEASLHTNLGLTPQQWQAYTDQLDEKQRSLLDLKQQGQPDEKIAKTLGLSMAQLQKRWFKILEQAWEIRNSLVSGSSASAHE; the protein is encoded by the coding sequence ATGAATTCAGCCGCAACCGCAACTATTCCAACCGCAAATCTTCTAGAAGAAAACTCTATTGGTGTGGAGGTAATCTTTAAACTGGTTTATCAGGAGTTTAAACAGTTTACCAAAGCTTCAGACCAAAATTGTCACGATGTAGCAAATCGTATCACTACAGAAGTATATCGGATTTGTACCGAAAGTAAACGGATTCAAGCTTCCGGTGCTATAGAAAATTCAGCCATGACCCTAGCCAAGCATCGGCTACAACAATGTCTGAGATATTATCAACAAGGTTCTAACCGAGGCAGAGTGGAACTCCACAGTACACTCAGCGCTATTATTTATCGATACATTAATCCCCCTCAGCGCCAATTAAGTTACCAAGGGCGACTGACTATCATAGAAGATTTCTTACAAAGTTTTTATTTAGAAGCCTTAAATGCTTTCCGCCGCGAAAATCAACTAGGCCCTACATACCGTCCCCAAACTCTGCTTGAATTGTCAGAGTATATGGCATTCACCGAGCGCTATGGTAAGCGCCGGATTCCCTTACCAGGACGGCAACAACAGTTGATTATCCTGCGGGCGCAAACCTTTTCCCAACAGCAACCCCCAGAAGCTAACGTTGATATAGAACAAGCATCCGAAGGTAGTTCTAATGAAGGTGATGGTTCTTGGGAGGAGCCAGCCGTACAGAGATTGCGCTCTGCTATGGCTACCCAACCAGCACCAGAACCTGAAGAAGACACCTTACGCTCTGTAGTCATTACAGAATTAATGGACTATTTAGAGCAAAGGCAACAATCTGACTGTGCTGATTACTTTTCCCTACGTCTTCAGGACATGTCAGCTCAAGAAATTGAGAACGTTTTAGGATTAACACCACGTCAGCGAGATTACTTACAACAACGCTTTAAGTATCATTTGATTCGGTTCGCTTTGTTACATCGTTGGGAATTAGTTCACGAATGGTTAGAAGCTTCTTTGCATACTAACTTAGGTTTAACTCCCCAACAGTGGCAAGCCTACACCGACCAACTGGACGAGAAACAACGGTCTTTATTAGACTTAAAACAACAAGGTCAACCAGATGAAAAAATTGCCAAAACTTTAGGGTTATCAATGGCACAACTACAGAAGCGGTGGTTTAAGATTTTGGAACAAGCTTGGGAAATTCGTAATTCCTTAGTGTCCGGATCAAGTGCATCCGCTCATGAATAG
- the murI gene encoding glutamate racemase yields MYSSSSFEGNLYGFSEQEPQRAPIGVFDSGVGGLTVLRQIYRQLPNESVIYFGDTARLPYGIRSQAEILQYVREIMDWMQQQHVKLVVMACNTSSALALDIVREEYDIPILGVILPGAKAAVQQGKRIGVISTPATAKSNAYRQAIWEIDPSVEVWQVGCPEFVPLIEQNRIHDPYTTEVAKAYLEPLIQEDIDTLVYGCTHYPLLAPVVRSLLPPQVKIIDPAVHVVTACIQELDLLGLTNTHPPLPTRFAVSGCPQQFAQSGVQWLGYTPLVEAVDFAAVPISQFQ; encoded by the coding sequence GTGTATTCATCTTCCAGCTTTGAAGGTAATCTTTACGGTTTCTCAGAACAAGAACCTCAACGCGCCCCTATTGGCGTATTTGATAGTGGTGTGGGTGGGCTAACGGTACTACGTCAAATCTATCGTCAGCTACCTAATGAATCTGTAATATATTTTGGTGATACAGCAAGACTCCCCTACGGTATTCGCTCACAAGCAGAAATTCTCCAGTATGTGCGCGAAATCATGGACTGGATGCAGCAACAGCACGTCAAATTGGTAGTCATGGCTTGTAACACCAGTTCTGCTCTAGCTTTAGATATAGTCCGAGAGGAATACGATATTCCCATTCTTGGCGTTATCCTCCCTGGTGCTAAAGCCGCAGTCCAACAAGGTAAGCGTATTGGTGTTATTTCCACACCAGCTACAGCAAAAAGTAACGCCTACCGTCAAGCGATTTGGGAAATAGACCCTAGTGTCGAAGTTTGGCAAGTTGGTTGTCCTGAGTTTGTTCCCCTCATAGAACAAAACCGCATTCACGACCCCTATACAACCGAAGTAGCTAAGGCATATCTAGAACCACTCATTCAGGAAGATATCGACACCTTAGTTTACGGCTGTACCCATTATCCCTTACTTGCGCCAGTGGTGCGATCGCTCCTTCCCCCCCAAGTTAAAATCATTGACCCAGCCGTCCACGTCGTCACAGCTTGTATTCAAGAATTAGACTTACTTGGCTTAACCAATACTCATCCACCATTACCAACGCGCTTTGCTGTTAGCGGTTGTCCCCAGCAGTTCGCACAGTCAGGTGTACAATGGCTAGGCTATACCCCATTGGTGGAAGCTGTAGATTTTGCCGCCGTACCAATTTCTCAATTTCAGTAA
- the sds gene encoding solanesyl diphosphate synthase codes for MTPATSLFTPVEADLRILADNLKQLVGNRHPILFAAAEHLFGAGGKRIRPAIVLLISRATMLDQEITPRHRRLAEITEMIHTASLVHDDVVDESEVRRGVPTVHSLFGNRIAILAGDFLFAQSSWYLANLDNLEVVKLLSEVIMDLATGEIQQGLNRFDASISLETYLNKSYYKTASLIANSSKAAGLLSEVSRETVDHLYGYGRHLGIAFQIVDDILDFTSTTDTLGKPVGSDLISGNLTAPVLYALAEKPYLEVLIEREFAQEGDLEQALELIQNSQGIQQARDLAAHHTKLAIEHLATLPPSESHQALINIAEYALSRLY; via the coding sequence ATGACCCCAGCCACCTCCCTGTTTACCCCTGTGGAAGCAGACCTGCGAATACTAGCAGATAACCTGAAACAGCTCGTCGGAAATCGCCACCCCATTTTATTTGCGGCAGCCGAACATCTTTTCGGAGCTGGGGGAAAGCGTATCAGGCCAGCAATCGTGCTGCTGATATCAAGAGCCACAATGTTAGATCAAGAGATTACGCCACGTCATCGCCGACTAGCCGAGATTACAGAAATGATTCACACGGCAAGCTTAGTACATGACGACGTGGTAGATGAATCAGAAGTACGGCGAGGCGTACCCACCGTTCACAGTTTGTTTGGTAATCGCATTGCCATTTTGGCAGGAGATTTCTTATTTGCTCAATCTTCCTGGTATTTAGCAAACTTAGATAACTTGGAGGTGGTCAAACTCCTCTCGGAAGTCATTATGGATTTGGCTACAGGGGAGATTCAGCAAGGGCTAAACCGCTTCGACGCTAGTATCTCCTTGGAAACGTACCTCAACAAGAGCTACTACAAGACTGCTTCCCTAATTGCCAACAGTTCTAAAGCTGCTGGTTTACTGAGTGAAGTGTCTAGAGAAACCGTTGATCATCTCTATGGCTATGGTCGCCATCTGGGCATAGCATTTCAGATTGTCGATGACATTTTAGATTTCACCAGCACTACAGACACTCTTGGTAAACCAGTAGGATCAGACCTCATAAGTGGCAACCTCACCGCGCCAGTTTTATATGCTTTAGCGGAAAAACCCTACTTAGAGGTGCTAATTGAGCGCGAGTTTGCCCAAGAAGGAGATTTAGAGCAAGCACTAGAACTAATCCAAAATAGTCAAGGCATACAGCAGGCGCGAGACTTGGCTGCTCACCACACTAAGTTAGCAATTGAGCATTTAGCAACTCTGCCACCTTCTGAATCTCACCAAGCACTGATCAATATAGCTGAATATGCACTAAGCCGATTGTATTAG